The genome window CCCCGACGTGACGACGTGCCACGCCGCGCCGGACCCGTTGCACGTGGTGCACCGGCATCAGGCGGGCATGGGCGCGTGGTGTACGCGGGCGTCGACATCAAGAGCCGTCGTGCCGTGGTCGAGCTCGTCCCCCCGGCGCACGACCCGGGGTTCCGCTGCGCCGGCCGGGACATCCGCGCCCGGCCGTACGAGGAGATCATCGCGCTGCGCCCGGAGTGGCACGCCGGCGCCGACGACAAGGGAAAGATCACGATCGTCTGCATCGTAGGCCGCAAGGACGAAGCCCGCATGAGCACCGGCGGCCCGCATCTCTGGATCGGTCCCACTGCTTAGGTGCGACACCACTGTGACCAAGGTCACTCGAAGGCCACCTCACGCCGGGAGCGCCTGTCCCGTCCGTGCCGGTGAACGTGCCCCGATCGGGGCGCCCGGCGGAGGAAGATGAGATGACGCCCACAACGATCGTCGTGCTCGGCGGCGGCTACACCGGCGTGATGAGCGCGATCCGCCTGGCCCGGCGCACCCGCCGCACCCGCACCCGGGTGATCTTGGTCAACCCGTCCGACCGGTTCACCGAGCGGCTGCGGCTGCACCAGATCGCCACCGGCCAGCGGACGGCCGACCACCGCATTCCGGCGCTGCTCCACGGCACCGGCGCCGAGTTCGTCCGTGGCCGGGCCACGCACCTCGACCCGGAGCGGCGCGAGGTCCGCATCGCCGGTGACGGCGGCGAGCGGACGCTCGGCTACGACTACCTGGTGTACGCCCTGGGTGCGGTCACCGATACCAGCGTGCCGGGGGTGGACGCGCACGCCCACACGCTGGACGACGCGGAGGCGGCGCACCGCTTCGCCGAGCGGCTGGCCGAACTCACCCACCGAGGCGGCACCGTCGCGGTGGTGGGCTCCGGCCTCACCGGGGTCGAGGCGGCGGCCGAGATCGCCGAGGGCCATCCGAACCTGCACGTGACGTTGCTCGGCAGCGCGGAGCCGGGCTCGATGATGGGCGCGAAGGCACGCCGGCACCTGCTGGGCGCCCTTGACCGGCTCGGGGTGGAGATCTGTACCGGGGTCCGGGTGACCAAGGTGCCGCCGAACGCGGTGGAGCTGAACGGCGGTGAGACGGTACCGGTGGACGCGGTGCTGTGGACGGCCGGGGTGGTCGCCGCCCCGCTGGCCCGGGCGGCGGGCCTCACG of Thermobispora bispora DSM 43833 contains these proteins:
- a CDS encoding NAD(P)/FAD-dependent oxidoreductase, with protein sequence MTPTTIVVLGGGYTGVMSAIRLARRTRRTRTRVILVNPSDRFTERLRLHQIATGQRTADHRIPALLHGTGAEFVRGRATHLDPERREVRIAGDGGERTLGYDYLVYALGAVTDTSVPGVDAHAHTLDDAEAAHRFAERLAELTHRGGTVAVVGSGLTGVEAAAEIAEGHPNLHVTLLGSAEPGSMMGAKARRHLLGALDRLGVEICTGVRVTKVPPNAVELNGGETVPVDAVLWTAGVVAAPLARAAGLTVDDRGRVVVDATLASVSHPSVYAVGDAAAIRQSWGMIHGTCQSGVPSAAYAADAIARRLRGKRPRPFRFGYVHQPVSLGRRDAVVQFTRPDDTPGRWCLTGRAAVVYKEAVTRSPAVIYRLSRWLTIPARALARTGGRANRPVAAG